In Hemibagrus wyckioides isolate EC202008001 linkage group LG21, SWU_Hwy_1.0, whole genome shotgun sequence, the following proteins share a genomic window:
- the mxra8a gene encoding matrix remodeling-associated protein 8a isoform X1 produces the protein MKNAVASLIATVAVSSLFTTVQGQSDGGNVVMVMYNISASQGSKAVLQCHSQRMVWTQDQLKDRLRVVHWDLLRSTPNYAMERVLDMFSAGDQRVYNTHNQGRISMPMTAFKDGNFSLIIKNVTVGDRGIYSCNFHHHYCHLFESIKVKLNITKSARKERRFWDGQKAVYVVLVGRTVVLPCVNRRSIWMDSKNEEEQQVVHWDHQAPGVHHDQADRLIDLYASGKQRHYGRRFIQQKMNISASAFSYGNFSLIISDLQPADQGLYSCHLHHHYCGLHERRIFQLTVSPPVQQEPTDAPHGLPIENPITMAVDAQPHVINFILPGHQSHCFQELGYILATLLLLALTVLAIVHRRKVQGAAKKVQPTFVSYTDFVVHTSKDFGSEIPEVKTCNQEETKLDLKNNLLKEAEMSNLCSSKFTDKDRALCAEMNKSWK, from the exons TTGCGTCTCTCATTGCGACTG TTGCTGTGTCATCGCTCTTTACCACTG TTCAAGGTCAGAGTGATGGTGGTAATGTGGTCATGGTCATGTACAATATCAGCGCCTCCCAGGGGTCTAAAGCAGTGTTACAGTGCCATAGCCAGCGAATGGTATGGACCCAAGACCAACTGAAGGACCGTCTACGTGTGGTGCACTGGGATCTGCTCCGGAGTACCCCAAATTATGCCATGGAGCGTGTCTTGGACATGTTCTCAGCTGGGGATCAGCGTGTTTATAACACCCATAATCAGGGACGCATCAGCATGCCTATGACTGCATTTAAGGATGGAAACTTTTCACTCATTATAAAGA ATGTGACGGTTGGTGACAGAGGCATCTACTCTTGCAACTTCCACCATCATTACTGCCATCTCTTTGAGTCAATCAAAGTGAAGCTCAATATCACCAAATCAG CCCGCAAGGAGCGACGATTCTGGGATGGCCAGAAGGCTGTGTATGTGGTGTTAGTGGGAAGGACAGTGGTGCTGCCTTGCGTGAACCGCCGGTCAATTTGGATGGACAGCAAAAATGAGGAGGAGCAGCAGGTTGTTCACTGGGACCACCAAGCACCAGGGGTTCATCATGACCAAGCTGATCGCCTCATTGACCTGTATGCCTCAGGAAAACAACGCCACTATGGGCGACGTTTCATCCAGCAGAAGATGAATATCTCAGCTTCTGCGTTTTCCTATGGTAACttctcactcatcatctcagaCCTACAGCCTGCAGATCAAGGTCTGTACTCCTGCCACCTGCATCATCACTACTGTGGCTTGCATGAGAGACGCATCTTCCAGCTCACTGTCAGTCCACCTGTTCAGCAGGAGCCCACAGATGCCCCACATGGGCTACCCATTGAAAACCCCA TAACAATGGCAGTGGATGCGCAGCCTCATGTCATCAATTTCATCTTGCCAGGGCATCAGAGTCACtgttttcaggagctgggctacATCCTGGCCACACTTCTCCTGCTGGCCCTCACTGTTCTTGCCATTGTCCACCGACGGAAGGTGCAAG GTGCAGCAAAAAAAGTACAGCCAACTTTTGTGTCATACAC TGATTTTGTAGTGCATACAAGCAAGGACTTTGGCAGTGAAATCCCCGAAGTGAAGACATGCAATCAAGAAGAGACAAAACTGG atttaaaaaacaacCTTCTGAAAGAAGCTGAGATGTCCAATCTTTGCTCTTCTAAGTTCACCGACAAGGACAGAG cATTGTGTGCAGAGATGAATAAATCCTGGAAGTAA
- the mxra8a gene encoding matrix remodeling-associated protein 8a isoform X3, translating into MKNAVASLIATVAVSSLFTTVQGQSDGGNVVMVMYNISASQGSKAVLQCHSQRMVWTQDQLKDRLRVVHWDLLRSTPNYAMERVLDMFSAGDQRVYNTHNQGRISMPMTAFKDGNFSLIIKNVTVGDRGIYSCNFHHHYCHLFESIKVKLNITKSARKERRFWDGQKAVYVVLVGRTVVLPCVNRRSIWMDSKNEEEQQVVHWDHQAPGVHHDQADRLIDLYASGKQRHYGRRFIQQKMNISASAFSYGNFSLIISDLQPADQGLYSCHLHHHYCGLHERRIFQLTVSPPVQQEPTDAPHGLPIENPITMAVDAQPHVINFILPGHQSHCFQELGYILATLLLLALTVLAIVHRRKVQVHTSKDFGSEIPEVKTCNQEETKLDLKNNLLKEAEMSNLCSSKFTDKDRGKLVNLVILCL; encoded by the exons TTGCGTCTCTCATTGCGACTG TTGCTGTGTCATCGCTCTTTACCACTG TTCAAGGTCAGAGTGATGGTGGTAATGTGGTCATGGTCATGTACAATATCAGCGCCTCCCAGGGGTCTAAAGCAGTGTTACAGTGCCATAGCCAGCGAATGGTATGGACCCAAGACCAACTGAAGGACCGTCTACGTGTGGTGCACTGGGATCTGCTCCGGAGTACCCCAAATTATGCCATGGAGCGTGTCTTGGACATGTTCTCAGCTGGGGATCAGCGTGTTTATAACACCCATAATCAGGGACGCATCAGCATGCCTATGACTGCATTTAAGGATGGAAACTTTTCACTCATTATAAAGA ATGTGACGGTTGGTGACAGAGGCATCTACTCTTGCAACTTCCACCATCATTACTGCCATCTCTTTGAGTCAATCAAAGTGAAGCTCAATATCACCAAATCAG CCCGCAAGGAGCGACGATTCTGGGATGGCCAGAAGGCTGTGTATGTGGTGTTAGTGGGAAGGACAGTGGTGCTGCCTTGCGTGAACCGCCGGTCAATTTGGATGGACAGCAAAAATGAGGAGGAGCAGCAGGTTGTTCACTGGGACCACCAAGCACCAGGGGTTCATCATGACCAAGCTGATCGCCTCATTGACCTGTATGCCTCAGGAAAACAACGCCACTATGGGCGACGTTTCATCCAGCAGAAGATGAATATCTCAGCTTCTGCGTTTTCCTATGGTAACttctcactcatcatctcagaCCTACAGCCTGCAGATCAAGGTCTGTACTCCTGCCACCTGCATCATCACTACTGTGGCTTGCATGAGAGACGCATCTTCCAGCTCACTGTCAGTCCACCTGTTCAGCAGGAGCCCACAGATGCCCCACATGGGCTACCCATTGAAAACCCCA TAACAATGGCAGTGGATGCGCAGCCTCATGTCATCAATTTCATCTTGCCAGGGCATCAGAGTCACtgttttcaggagctgggctacATCCTGGCCACACTTCTCCTGCTGGCCCTCACTGTTCTTGCCATTGTCCACCGACGGAAGGTGCAAG TGCATACAAGCAAGGACTTTGGCAGTGAAATCCCCGAAGTGAAGACATGCAATCAAGAAGAGACAAAACTGG atttaaaaaacaacCTTCTGAAAGAAGCTGAGATGTCCAATCTTTGCTCTTCTAAGTTCACCGACAAGGACAGAGGTAAACTTGTAAACTTAGTAATTTTATGCCTGTGA
- the mxra8a gene encoding matrix remodeling-associated protein 8a isoform X4: MKNAVASLIATVAVSSLFTTVQGQSDGGNVVMVMYNISASQGSKAVLQCHSQRMVWTQDQLKDRLRVVHWDLLRSTPNYAMERVLDMFSAGDQRVYNTHNQGRISMPMTAFKDGNFSLIIKNVTVGDRGIYSCNFHHHYCHLFESIKVKLNITKSARKERRFWDGQKAVYVVLVGRTVVLPCVNRRSIWMDSKNEEEQQVVHWDHQAPGVHHDQADRLIDLYASGKQRHYGRRFIQQKMNISASAFSYGNFSLIISDLQPADQGLYSCHLHHHYCGLHERRIFQLTVSPPVQQEPTDAPHGLPIENPITMAVDAQPHVINFILPGHQSHCFQELGYILATLLLLALTVLAIVHRRKVQGAAKKVQPTFVSYTDFVVHTSKDFGSEIPEVKTCNQEETKLALCAEMNKSWK, translated from the exons TTGCGTCTCTCATTGCGACTG TTGCTGTGTCATCGCTCTTTACCACTG TTCAAGGTCAGAGTGATGGTGGTAATGTGGTCATGGTCATGTACAATATCAGCGCCTCCCAGGGGTCTAAAGCAGTGTTACAGTGCCATAGCCAGCGAATGGTATGGACCCAAGACCAACTGAAGGACCGTCTACGTGTGGTGCACTGGGATCTGCTCCGGAGTACCCCAAATTATGCCATGGAGCGTGTCTTGGACATGTTCTCAGCTGGGGATCAGCGTGTTTATAACACCCATAATCAGGGACGCATCAGCATGCCTATGACTGCATTTAAGGATGGAAACTTTTCACTCATTATAAAGA ATGTGACGGTTGGTGACAGAGGCATCTACTCTTGCAACTTCCACCATCATTACTGCCATCTCTTTGAGTCAATCAAAGTGAAGCTCAATATCACCAAATCAG CCCGCAAGGAGCGACGATTCTGGGATGGCCAGAAGGCTGTGTATGTGGTGTTAGTGGGAAGGACAGTGGTGCTGCCTTGCGTGAACCGCCGGTCAATTTGGATGGACAGCAAAAATGAGGAGGAGCAGCAGGTTGTTCACTGGGACCACCAAGCACCAGGGGTTCATCATGACCAAGCTGATCGCCTCATTGACCTGTATGCCTCAGGAAAACAACGCCACTATGGGCGACGTTTCATCCAGCAGAAGATGAATATCTCAGCTTCTGCGTTTTCCTATGGTAACttctcactcatcatctcagaCCTACAGCCTGCAGATCAAGGTCTGTACTCCTGCCACCTGCATCATCACTACTGTGGCTTGCATGAGAGACGCATCTTCCAGCTCACTGTCAGTCCACCTGTTCAGCAGGAGCCCACAGATGCCCCACATGGGCTACCCATTGAAAACCCCA TAACAATGGCAGTGGATGCGCAGCCTCATGTCATCAATTTCATCTTGCCAGGGCATCAGAGTCACtgttttcaggagctgggctacATCCTGGCCACACTTCTCCTGCTGGCCCTCACTGTTCTTGCCATTGTCCACCGACGGAAGGTGCAAG GTGCAGCAAAAAAAGTACAGCCAACTTTTGTGTCATACAC TGATTTTGTAGTGCATACAAGCAAGGACTTTGGCAGTGAAATCCCCGAAGTGAAGACATGCAATCAAGAAGAGACAAAACTGG cATTGTGTGCAGAGATGAATAAATCCTGGAAGTAA
- the mxra8a gene encoding matrix remodeling-associated protein 8a isoform X6, with amino-acid sequence MKNAVASLIATVAVSSLFTTVQGQSDGGNVVMVMYNISASQGSKAVLQCHSQRMVWTQDQLKDRLRVVHWDLLRSTPNYAMERVLDMFSAGDQRVYNTHNQGRISMPMTAFKDGNFSLIIKNVTVGDRGIYSCNFHHHYCHLFESIKVKLNITKSARKERRFWDGQKAVYVVLVGRTVVLPCVNRRSIWMDSKNEEEQQVVHWDHQAPGVHHDQADRLIDLYASGKQRHYGRRFIQQKMNISASAFSYGNFSLIISDLQPADQGLYSCHLHHHYCGLHERRIFQLTVSPPVQQEPTDAPHGLPIENPITMAVDAQPHVINFILPGHQSHCFQELGYILATLLLLALTVLAIVHRRKVQVHTSKDFGSEIPEVKTCNQEETKLALCAEMNKSWK; translated from the exons TTGCGTCTCTCATTGCGACTG TTGCTGTGTCATCGCTCTTTACCACTG TTCAAGGTCAGAGTGATGGTGGTAATGTGGTCATGGTCATGTACAATATCAGCGCCTCCCAGGGGTCTAAAGCAGTGTTACAGTGCCATAGCCAGCGAATGGTATGGACCCAAGACCAACTGAAGGACCGTCTACGTGTGGTGCACTGGGATCTGCTCCGGAGTACCCCAAATTATGCCATGGAGCGTGTCTTGGACATGTTCTCAGCTGGGGATCAGCGTGTTTATAACACCCATAATCAGGGACGCATCAGCATGCCTATGACTGCATTTAAGGATGGAAACTTTTCACTCATTATAAAGA ATGTGACGGTTGGTGACAGAGGCATCTACTCTTGCAACTTCCACCATCATTACTGCCATCTCTTTGAGTCAATCAAAGTGAAGCTCAATATCACCAAATCAG CCCGCAAGGAGCGACGATTCTGGGATGGCCAGAAGGCTGTGTATGTGGTGTTAGTGGGAAGGACAGTGGTGCTGCCTTGCGTGAACCGCCGGTCAATTTGGATGGACAGCAAAAATGAGGAGGAGCAGCAGGTTGTTCACTGGGACCACCAAGCACCAGGGGTTCATCATGACCAAGCTGATCGCCTCATTGACCTGTATGCCTCAGGAAAACAACGCCACTATGGGCGACGTTTCATCCAGCAGAAGATGAATATCTCAGCTTCTGCGTTTTCCTATGGTAACttctcactcatcatctcagaCCTACAGCCTGCAGATCAAGGTCTGTACTCCTGCCACCTGCATCATCACTACTGTGGCTTGCATGAGAGACGCATCTTCCAGCTCACTGTCAGTCCACCTGTTCAGCAGGAGCCCACAGATGCCCCACATGGGCTACCCATTGAAAACCCCA TAACAATGGCAGTGGATGCGCAGCCTCATGTCATCAATTTCATCTTGCCAGGGCATCAGAGTCACtgttttcaggagctgggctacATCCTGGCCACACTTCTCCTGCTGGCCCTCACTGTTCTTGCCATTGTCCACCGACGGAAGGTGCAAG TGCATACAAGCAAGGACTTTGGCAGTGAAATCCCCGAAGTGAAGACATGCAATCAAGAAGAGACAAAACTGG cATTGTGTGCAGAGATGAATAAATCCTGGAAGTAA
- the mxra8a gene encoding matrix remodeling-associated protein 8a isoform X2 has translation MKNAVAVSSLFTTVQGQSDGGNVVMVMYNISASQGSKAVLQCHSQRMVWTQDQLKDRLRVVHWDLLRSTPNYAMERVLDMFSAGDQRVYNTHNQGRISMPMTAFKDGNFSLIIKNVTVGDRGIYSCNFHHHYCHLFESIKVKLNITKSARKERRFWDGQKAVYVVLVGRTVVLPCVNRRSIWMDSKNEEEQQVVHWDHQAPGVHHDQADRLIDLYASGKQRHYGRRFIQQKMNISASAFSYGNFSLIISDLQPADQGLYSCHLHHHYCGLHERRIFQLTVSPPVQQEPTDAPHGLPIENPITMAVDAQPHVINFILPGHQSHCFQELGYILATLLLLALTVLAIVHRRKVQGAAKKVQPTFVSYTDFVVHTSKDFGSEIPEVKTCNQEETKLDLKNNLLKEAEMSNLCSSKFTDKDRGKLVNLVILCL, from the exons TTGCTGTGTCATCGCTCTTTACCACTG TTCAAGGTCAGAGTGATGGTGGTAATGTGGTCATGGTCATGTACAATATCAGCGCCTCCCAGGGGTCTAAAGCAGTGTTACAGTGCCATAGCCAGCGAATGGTATGGACCCAAGACCAACTGAAGGACCGTCTACGTGTGGTGCACTGGGATCTGCTCCGGAGTACCCCAAATTATGCCATGGAGCGTGTCTTGGACATGTTCTCAGCTGGGGATCAGCGTGTTTATAACACCCATAATCAGGGACGCATCAGCATGCCTATGACTGCATTTAAGGATGGAAACTTTTCACTCATTATAAAGA ATGTGACGGTTGGTGACAGAGGCATCTACTCTTGCAACTTCCACCATCATTACTGCCATCTCTTTGAGTCAATCAAAGTGAAGCTCAATATCACCAAATCAG CCCGCAAGGAGCGACGATTCTGGGATGGCCAGAAGGCTGTGTATGTGGTGTTAGTGGGAAGGACAGTGGTGCTGCCTTGCGTGAACCGCCGGTCAATTTGGATGGACAGCAAAAATGAGGAGGAGCAGCAGGTTGTTCACTGGGACCACCAAGCACCAGGGGTTCATCATGACCAAGCTGATCGCCTCATTGACCTGTATGCCTCAGGAAAACAACGCCACTATGGGCGACGTTTCATCCAGCAGAAGATGAATATCTCAGCTTCTGCGTTTTCCTATGGTAACttctcactcatcatctcagaCCTACAGCCTGCAGATCAAGGTCTGTACTCCTGCCACCTGCATCATCACTACTGTGGCTTGCATGAGAGACGCATCTTCCAGCTCACTGTCAGTCCACCTGTTCAGCAGGAGCCCACAGATGCCCCACATGGGCTACCCATTGAAAACCCCA TAACAATGGCAGTGGATGCGCAGCCTCATGTCATCAATTTCATCTTGCCAGGGCATCAGAGTCACtgttttcaggagctgggctacATCCTGGCCACACTTCTCCTGCTGGCCCTCACTGTTCTTGCCATTGTCCACCGACGGAAGGTGCAAG GTGCAGCAAAAAAAGTACAGCCAACTTTTGTGTCATACAC TGATTTTGTAGTGCATACAAGCAAGGACTTTGGCAGTGAAATCCCCGAAGTGAAGACATGCAATCAAGAAGAGACAAAACTGG atttaaaaaacaacCTTCTGAAAGAAGCTGAGATGTCCAATCTTTGCTCTTCTAAGTTCACCGACAAGGACAGAGGTAAACTTGTAAACTTAGTAATTTTATGCCTGTGA
- the mxra8a gene encoding matrix remodeling-associated protein 8a isoform X5 codes for MVMYNISASQGSKAVLQCHSQRMVWTQDQLKDRLRVVHWDLLRSTPNYAMERVLDMFSAGDQRVYNTHNQGRISMPMTAFKDGNFSLIIKNVTVGDRGIYSCNFHHHYCHLFESIKVKLNITKSARKERRFWDGQKAVYVVLVGRTVVLPCVNRRSIWMDSKNEEEQQVVHWDHQAPGVHHDQADRLIDLYASGKQRHYGRRFIQQKMNISASAFSYGNFSLIISDLQPADQGLYSCHLHHHYCGLHERRIFQLTVSPPVQQEPTDAPHGLPIENPITMAVDAQPHVINFILPGHQSHCFQELGYILATLLLLALTVLAIVHRRKVQGAAKKVQPTFVSYTDFVVHTSKDFGSEIPEVKTCNQEETKLDLKNNLLKEAEMSNLCSSKFTDKDRGKLVNLVILCL; via the exons ATGGTCATGTACAATATCAGCGCCTCCCAGGGGTCTAAAGCAGTGTTACAGTGCCATAGCCAGCGAATGGTATGGACCCAAGACCAACTGAAGGACCGTCTACGTGTGGTGCACTGGGATCTGCTCCGGAGTACCCCAAATTATGCCATGGAGCGTGTCTTGGACATGTTCTCAGCTGGGGATCAGCGTGTTTATAACACCCATAATCAGGGACGCATCAGCATGCCTATGACTGCATTTAAGGATGGAAACTTTTCACTCATTATAAAGA ATGTGACGGTTGGTGACAGAGGCATCTACTCTTGCAACTTCCACCATCATTACTGCCATCTCTTTGAGTCAATCAAAGTGAAGCTCAATATCACCAAATCAG CCCGCAAGGAGCGACGATTCTGGGATGGCCAGAAGGCTGTGTATGTGGTGTTAGTGGGAAGGACAGTGGTGCTGCCTTGCGTGAACCGCCGGTCAATTTGGATGGACAGCAAAAATGAGGAGGAGCAGCAGGTTGTTCACTGGGACCACCAAGCACCAGGGGTTCATCATGACCAAGCTGATCGCCTCATTGACCTGTATGCCTCAGGAAAACAACGCCACTATGGGCGACGTTTCATCCAGCAGAAGATGAATATCTCAGCTTCTGCGTTTTCCTATGGTAACttctcactcatcatctcagaCCTACAGCCTGCAGATCAAGGTCTGTACTCCTGCCACCTGCATCATCACTACTGTGGCTTGCATGAGAGACGCATCTTCCAGCTCACTGTCAGTCCACCTGTTCAGCAGGAGCCCACAGATGCCCCACATGGGCTACCCATTGAAAACCCCA TAACAATGGCAGTGGATGCGCAGCCTCATGTCATCAATTTCATCTTGCCAGGGCATCAGAGTCACtgttttcaggagctgggctacATCCTGGCCACACTTCTCCTGCTGGCCCTCACTGTTCTTGCCATTGTCCACCGACGGAAGGTGCAAG GTGCAGCAAAAAAAGTACAGCCAACTTTTGTGTCATACAC TGATTTTGTAGTGCATACAAGCAAGGACTTTGGCAGTGAAATCCCCGAAGTGAAGACATGCAATCAAGAAGAGACAAAACTGG atttaaaaaacaacCTTCTGAAAGAAGCTGAGATGTCCAATCTTTGCTCTTCTAAGTTCACCGACAAGGACAGAGGTAAACTTGTAAACTTAGTAATTTTATGCCTGTGA